The Polaribacter tangerinus genome has a segment encoding these proteins:
- a CDS encoding LptE family protein, whose product MKKIIFVCLFTTSMFLLVGCKFYSFTGGDVGNAKTIQVDFFPNQAPLVEPNLSQDFTTELQDLFTRQTNLSLVSNNGDLQFSGEITGYRIAPMSATAEQTSAQNRLTITVNVRYVNTLEEKKNFENSFSFYSDYDANAQLTGSVLEAALDEILERITQDIFNASVGKW is encoded by the coding sequence ATGAAAAAAATAATATTTGTATGTTTATTTACTACAAGCATGTTTTTGCTTGTTGGTTGCAAATTCTACTCCTTTACTGGAGGTGATGTTGGTAATGCCAAAACAATACAAGTAGATTTTTTTCCGAATCAAGCTCCATTAGTAGAACCTAATTTGAGTCAGGATTTTACTACAGAACTCCAAGATTTATTTACAAGACAAACAAACCTTAGTCTTGTTTCTAACAATGGCGATTTACAATTTAGTGGAGAAATTACGGGGTATAGAATTGCTCCTATGAGTGCAACCGCTGAACAAACTTCTGCTCAAAACAGACTTACCATAACCGTAAACGTTCGGTATGTTAATACTTTAGAAGAAAAGAAAAATTTTGAAAATTCGTTTTCGTTTTATTCCGATTATGATGCCAATGCACAATTAACCGGAAGTGTATTAGAAGCTGCATTAGATGAAATTTTAGAACGAATAACGCAAGACATCTTTAATGCATCTGTAGGTAAGTGGTAA
- a CDS encoding helix-turn-helix and ligand-binding sensor domain-containing protein — MFLKSFIGSKIYSLFFFLCCVSSVLLSQEIPPIIKFQPEDYHSENQNWAVTQSNDKFIFVANNEGLLEYNGADWKLYPSPNNTIIRSLLSDDKRIYSGAYMEFGYWLKDKSGVLNYTSLSKLIEDKLVEDENIWNIKKYNKWVLFQSFHRVYFYNTVTEEINFITEKDNYYRIFEVDNTIYIFKKDGNLVQLENGLQKVIASFPKEYNVKLVLSIFKIEGNVFVLTREQGFFKISGQTFVKWEVPINNWLKDYQVFCGIQLRDGNLMLGTISNGIIYVSKNGELINKIDQANGLANNTVLSLYEDFHGNVWSALDNGINCLNVQSSIREFNDDNGQFGTAYATIRHKNTIYIGTNQGLFYKSIDKNESLKRVVGIKGQVWSLFKSGDDLFCGHTSGAYLITNFKASKITDFSGTWNFREIPSRPNLLLLGHYSGLSVLEKVNNKWRFKHKIEGFNNSARFFEFVNKNTLYLNHEYKGVYRLKFTNDYSKIHSSKLLSNIPKGKGSGLTKYDNKLLYSYQEGVFALDSVLDIFKKDSVASLLFSKEEYISGKLVADSNGKLWSFNKSAIAYLNKGLVKNDVSVSFIPIQNYLRKSTVSFENISNISKDLYLLGKTNGYLLLDLNKRKAVSHRIYLNEILVKNNDSLSIPISEKLILPFKDNSLIFKFSSPVYSKYEFVNYQYKLNDNEWVSLGNVSELDFENLSFGNYKIAFRSLIGGEYSENTFPFSFEIRPPIYFTKMAVALYVLIFLFLAFFIHKVYKKYYNKQSQELMKESLRRFEIQKIQADKEVIKLKNDKLSQEIEAKNRELAISTMSIVKRNEFLHSLRKELKKNTDLKEGNEVFKLIEENLNSSKDWDFFKEAFNNADKDFLKRAKKLHPNLTHNNLKFCAYLRLNLSSKEIAPLLNISVKSVEIRRYRLRKKLNLSHETNLTDYILNI; from the coding sequence ATGTTTTTAAAGTCTTTTATTGGTTCTAAAATTTACAGTCTTTTTTTCTTTTTGTGCTGTGTTTCATCTGTTTTGCTATCGCAAGAAATTCCACCTATTATAAAATTTCAACCAGAAGATTACCACTCCGAAAACCAAAATTGGGCTGTAACACAAAGTAATGATAAGTTTATTTTTGTAGCAAATAACGAAGGGTTATTAGAGTACAATGGTGCAGATTGGAAATTGTATCCCTCACCAAATAATACTATAATTCGTTCTTTACTCTCTGATGATAAACGAATTTATAGCGGAGCTTATATGGAGTTTGGTTATTGGTTAAAAGATAAAAGCGGAGTTTTAAACTATACCTCTCTGTCAAAACTAATAGAAGATAAACTAGTTGAAGATGAAAATATTTGGAATATAAAAAAATACAATAAATGGGTTTTATTTCAATCATTTCACCGTGTTTATTTTTACAATACGGTAACAGAAGAAATAAACTTTATTACTGAAAAAGATAACTATTACAGAATTTTTGAGGTTGATAATACTATCTATATATTTAAGAAAGATGGAAATTTAGTTCAGTTAGAAAACGGACTTCAAAAAGTAATTGCATCTTTTCCTAAAGAGTATAATGTAAAGTTAGTTTTAAGTATTTTTAAGATAGAAGGCAATGTTTTTGTGCTCACAAGAGAACAAGGTTTTTTTAAAATTTCTGGACAAACTTTTGTAAAATGGGAAGTTCCAATAAATAATTGGCTTAAAGATTATCAAGTTTTTTGTGGAATTCAGCTAAGAGACGGTAATTTAATGCTGGGTACAATATCAAATGGTATTATATATGTTTCTAAAAATGGGGAGTTAATTAATAAAATTGACCAGGCAAATGGCTTAGCTAACAATACCGTTTTAAGTTTGTATGAAGATTTTCATGGCAATGTTTGGTCTGCACTAGACAACGGTATTAATTGTTTAAATGTGCAATCATCCATTCGAGAGTTTAATGATGATAATGGGCAGTTTGGAACAGCCTATGCAACTATTAGACACAAAAACACTATTTATATTGGAACAAATCAAGGATTATTTTACAAGTCTATTGATAAAAATGAATCTCTAAAGAGGGTTGTAGGAATTAAAGGACAGGTTTGGTCTTTGTTTAAAAGTGGAGACGATTTGTTTTGTGGTCATACTTCTGGTGCTTATTTGATTACTAATTTTAAAGCGTCTAAAATTACAGACTTTTCGGGAACTTGGAATTTTAGAGAAATCCCCTCTCGTCCAAATTTATTATTGTTAGGGCATTATTCAGGATTAAGTGTTCTAGAAAAGGTAAATAATAAATGGAGGTTTAAACACAAGATAGAAGGGTTTAATAATTCTGCTCGTTTTTTTGAATTTGTAAATAAAAATACACTGTATCTAAATCATGAATATAAAGGGGTTTATAGGTTAAAATTTACTAACGATTACAGTAAAATTCATAGTTCTAAATTACTTTCTAACATTCCAAAAGGAAAAGGTTCTGGCTTAACAAAATATGATAACAAATTGTTGTATAGTTATCAAGAAGGAGTATTCGCGTTAGATTCAGTTTTAGATATTTTTAAAAAAGATTCAGTAGCAAGTTTGCTCTTCTCTAAAGAGGAATATATTTCTGGTAAATTAGTTGCAGACTCAAACGGAAAATTATGGTCTTTTAATAAAAGTGCTATTGCATACTTAAATAAAGGACTTGTTAAAAATGATGTTTCGGTCAGTTTTATTCCTATTCAAAACTATCTAAGGAAATCTACTGTTAGTTTCGAAAACATATCAAATATTTCTAAAGATTTGTATTTGTTAGGTAAAACAAATGGCTACTTATTGCTAGATTTAAATAAACGTAAGGCGGTAAGCCACCGTATTTATTTAAACGAAATTCTTGTCAAAAATAATGATAGTTTATCCATTCCGATTTCAGAAAAATTAATCCTACCCTTCAAAGATAATTCGCTTATTTTTAAATTTAGTAGCCCTGTTTACAGCAAATACGAATTTGTTAATTACCAATATAAATTAAACGACAATGAATGGGTAAGCCTCGGTAATGTTTCTGAGTTAGATTTTGAAAACCTCTCTTTTGGAAATTATAAAATTGCATTTAGATCTTTAATAGGAGGTGAGTATTCAGAAAATACGTTCCCTTTTTCTTTCGAAATAAGACCACCTATTTATTTCACCAAAATGGCAGTCGCCTTGTACGTTTTAATTTTTCTATTTTTAGCTTTTTTTATTCATAAGGTGTATAAGAAGTATTACAATAAGCAAAGCCAAGAGTTAATGAAGGAAAGTCTCAGAAGATTTGAAATTCAAAAAATTCAAGCAGATAAAGAGGTTATTAAATTAAAGAATGATAAGCTGAGTCAAGAAATTGAAGCTAAAAATAGAGAATTAGCTATTTCTACAATGAGCATAGTAAAACGAAATGAGTTTTTACATAGTTTGCGAAAAGAATTGAAAAAAAACACCGATTTAAAAGAGGGTAATGAAGTGTTTAAACTGATAGAAGAGAATCTTAATAGTTCTAAAGATTGGGACTTTTTTAAGGAGGCTTTTAATAATGCTGACAAAGATTTTTTAAAGAGGGCAAAAAAATTGCATCCTAATTTAACACACAATAATTTAAAGTTCTGTGCCTATTTAAGACTAAATTTATCATCAAAAGAAATTGCACCATTGTTAAATATTTCAGTTAAAAGTGTCGAAATAAGAAGGTATCGACTGCGTAAGAAACTTAATTTATCGCATGAGACTAATCTGACCGACTATATTTTAAACATTTAA
- a CDS encoding MIP/aquaporin family protein — MNLMTPFIAEFIGTFLLILLGGGVVANVVLEQTKSNDIGWMVITTAWGFAVFVGVSVAGPYSGAHLNPAVSIGLAVAGKFEWALVLQYVLAQFLGAMLGSFFVWIVYRDHFKITENGELKRAIFCTSPAIRNYTNNFISEVIGCFVLVFVVLYFTGATLSDTVNGDVPIGLGSLGAMPVAVLVWVIGLSLGGTTGYAINPARDLGPRIVHAILPIKNKVSSDWSYSWIPVIGPIFGAALAAILYLILTP, encoded by the coding sequence ATAAATTTAATGACACCATTTATAGCCGAGTTTATAGGCACATTTTTATTAATACTCCTCGGTGGAGGTGTAGTTGCAAACGTAGTTTTAGAACAAACAAAATCAAACGATATAGGTTGGATGGTAATAACTACAGCGTGGGGTTTTGCTGTTTTTGTAGGGGTTTCAGTTGCGGGTCCTTACAGTGGTGCACATTTAAACCCGGCTGTGAGCATTGGTCTGGCAGTTGCAGGAAAATTTGAATGGGCACTTGTTTTACAGTATGTATTAGCACAGTTTTTAGGAGCAATGCTAGGCTCGTTTTTTGTTTGGATAGTGTACAGAGATCATTTTAAAATTACAGAAAACGGCGAGTTGAAAAGAGCTATTTTTTGCACTTCTCCAGCTATAAGAAATTATACAAATAATTTTATAAGTGAAGTTATTGGTTGTTTTGTGCTTGTTTTTGTAGTGCTTTATTTTACAGGAGCTACTTTGTCCGACACTGTTAATGGAGATGTTCCTATTGGTTTAGGGTCTTTGGGAGCAATGCCTGTAGCTGTTTTAGTTTGGGTTATCGGTTTGTCTTTAGGAGGTACAACGGGCTATGCAATAAATCCTGCTAGAGATTTAGGCCCTAGAATTGTACACGCAATTTTGCCTATAAAAAATAAAGTTTCTAGTGATTGGAGCTATTCTTGGATTCCTGTAATAGGACCTATTTTTGGTGCAGCGTTAGCGGCAATATTATATTTAATTTTAACTCCATAA
- the glpK gene encoding glycerol kinase GlpK, which translates to MSKYILALDQGTTSSRAIVFDKKGTIKSVAQKEFTQIFPKPGWVEHDPVEIWSTQAGVAAESIAMKGLEMQDIAAIGITNQRETVVVWNKKTGKPVYNAIVWQDKRTASYCDALKAAGKSEMIKEKTGLVIDSYFSGTKVKWILDNVEGARESAENGELLLGTIDSWLVWNFSKKQRHITDVSNASRTLLFNINSMSWDDELLALFDIPKSMLPEVKQSSEIYGHTKSTFFDCNIPIAGIAGDQQAALFGQMCTQKGMVKNTYGTGCFMLMNIGDTPLKSKHNLLTTVAWKINNKTTYAFEGSVFIAGAAVQWLRDGLKIIRNSSEVETLANTVQDAGGVYFVPSFAGLGAPHWNQKAQGTIFGITRGTTDAHIARATLDAIAYQSMDILKAMEADAKFSIKELRVDGGATVNNTLMQFQSDVLNTKTARPKVVETTAMGAAFLAGLAVGFWESEDEIKQIWEIDKEFSPSLEREKINTNIKGWYKAIEALEYWTK; encoded by the coding sequence ATGAGCAAATATATTTTAGCTTTAGATCAAGGAACAACCAGCTCGAGAGCCATTGTTTTCGATAAAAAAGGAACAATTAAATCTGTTGCGCAAAAAGAGTTTACTCAAATTTTTCCAAAGCCAGGTTGGGTAGAGCACGATCCTGTAGAAATTTGGTCTACTCAAGCAGGAGTTGCTGCAGAGTCTATAGCCATGAAAGGTCTAGAAATGCAAGATATTGCTGCTATAGGAATTACAAATCAACGAGAAACAGTAGTTGTTTGGAATAAAAAGACCGGAAAACCTGTTTACAATGCAATTGTTTGGCAAGATAAAAGAACAGCCAGTTATTGTGATGCTCTAAAAGCAGCTGGAAAGTCGGAAATGATTAAAGAAAAAACAGGGCTGGTTATCGATTCTTATTTTTCTGGAACCAAAGTAAAGTGGATTCTCGATAATGTTGAAGGAGCTAGAGAAAGTGCAGAAAACGGAGAGCTTCTGTTGGGTACCATCGATTCTTGGCTAGTTTGGAATTTTTCTAAAAAACAACGTCATATTACCGATGTAAGTAATGCATCAAGAACGTTGCTATTTAATATAAATTCAATGTCTTGGGATGATGAATTGTTAGCATTATTTGATATTCCGAAATCTATGTTGCCAGAAGTTAAACAGTCTAGTGAAATATACGGACATACAAAATCAACTTTTTTTGATTGTAATATTCCTATTGCAGGTATAGCTGGCGATCAACAAGCAGCATTGTTTGGGCAAATGTGTACACAAAAAGGGATGGTAAAAAACACCTATGGAACAGGTTGTTTTATGTTAATGAATATTGGAGATACTCCTTTAAAATCTAAACACAACTTGTTAACCACTGTTGCGTGGAAAATCAACAATAAAACAACTTATGCATTTGAAGGAAGCGTTTTTATTGCAGGTGCAGCTGTGCAATGGTTACGAGATGGATTAAAAATAATTAGAAATTCTTCTGAAGTCGAAACATTAGCCAACACTGTTCAAGATGCAGGAGGTGTATATTTTGTCCCCTCTTTTGCAGGTTTAGGAGCGCCTCACTGGAATCAGAAAGCACAAGGTACAATTTTCGGAATTACAAGAGGAACAACAGATGCTCATATTGCAAGAGCAACATTAGATGCGATTGCTTATCAATCGATGGATATTTTAAAAGCCATGGAAGCAGATGCTAAATTTTCTATAAAAGAGCTTCGTGTAGATGGTGGCGCTACGGTAAATAATACACTAATGCAATTTCAGTCTGATGTATTAAATACTAAAACAGCCAGACCAAAAGTGGTAGAAACTACTGCGATGGGAGCAGCTTTTTTAGCTGGTTTGGCAGTTGGATTTTGGGAAAGCGAAGATGAAATTAAGCAAATTTGGGAAATAGATAAAGAATTTAGCCCGTCTTTAGAAAGAGAGAAAATTAATACAAATATTAAGGGGTGGTATAAAGCAATAGAAGCTTTGGAATACTGGACTAAATAA
- a CDS encoding sigma 54-interacting transcriptional regulator has translation MENLQALKQRFGIIGNDVQLNRALEKAVRVAPTDISVLVTGESGVGKESIPKIIHSLSHRKHAKYIAVNCGAIPEGTIDSELFGHEKGSFTGATQDRKGYFEVADGGTIFLDEVGELPLTTQVRLLRVLENGEFIKVGSSKTQKTSVRIVAATNINMQSAIEKERFREDLYYRLSTVEIQLPALRDRNEDIHLLFRKFAADFAQKYRMPSIRLDENAIQILLKYRFPGNIRQLKNLAEQISVIEESRTITAAKLQQYLPNNKGNFPAIVGDKKENDFSTERDIMYKILFDMRNDINDLKKLTLDLMKNGNIEDVQEENHHLIEKIYSDKELREHNIEVLNIPQNTSSDKEYDFIETIEEDESLSLQDKEIEMIKRSLEKNNNKRKLAAKELGISERTLYRKIKQYNL, from the coding sequence ATGGAAAACTTACAAGCATTAAAACAACGTTTTGGAATAATTGGTAATGATGTTCAGCTAAACCGAGCATTAGAAAAAGCAGTTCGAGTAGCACCTACAGATATTTCTGTTTTGGTAACCGGAGAAAGCGGTGTTGGTAAAGAAAGTATTCCGAAAATAATACATTCATTGTCGCACAGAAAACATGCAAAATATATTGCTGTAAACTGTGGTGCAATTCCAGAAGGAACAATAGATAGTGAGCTTTTTGGTCACGAAAAAGGCTCTTTTACAGGAGCAACACAAGACCGAAAAGGTTATTTTGAAGTTGCAGATGGTGGAACCATTTTTTTAGATGAGGTTGGAGAGCTACCTCTCACTACTCAAGTTCGACTTTTGAGAGTTTTAGAAAACGGAGAATTTATTAAAGTGGGTTCTTCAAAAACACAAAAAACAAGTGTAAGAATTGTAGCTGCAACAAACATAAACATGCAGTCGGCTATCGAAAAAGAACGCTTTAGAGAAGATTTATATTACCGATTAAGTACTGTAGAAATTCAATTACCCGCTTTAAGAGATAGAAACGAAGATATTCATTTGCTATTTCGAAAATTTGCAGCAGATTTTGCTCAAAAATATAGAATGCCCTCTATCAGACTAGATGAAAATGCTATACAAATACTCCTAAAATATAGATTCCCTGGAAACATTAGGCAATTAAAAAACCTAGCTGAACAAATATCTGTAATTGAAGAAAGCAGAACAATAACTGCAGCAAAACTACAACAATACTTACCTAATAATAAAGGGAATTTCCCAGCTATTGTTGGTGATAAAAAAGAAAATGATTTTTCTACAGAGAGAGATATTATGTATAAAATTCTCTTTGATATGAGAAATGATATTAATGACTTAAAGAAGCTTACTTTAGATTTGATGAAAAATGGAAACATTGAAGATGTTCAAGAAGAAAATCACCATTTAATAGAAAAAATTTATAGCGACAAAGAACTAAGAGAACACAATATAGAAGTATTAAACATCCCTCAAAACACGTCTTCGGACAAAGAATACGATTTTATTGAAACCATAGAAGAAGATGAATCTTTATCTTTACAAGACAAAGAAATTGAAATGATTAAAAGATCTTTAGAAAAAAACAATAATAAACGTAAATTAGCCGCAAAAGAGTTGGGCATTTCTGAGCGAACATTATACAGAAAAATTAAACAATACAATTTATAG
- a CDS encoding sulfatase family protein, with amino-acid sequence MKKILSLSIFYLLFSCNSNSVQKSQKPNILFIVVDDQGYADFTPFAINDSNVETPNISRLAKRGKIYSKAYVTAPVCSPSRVGFITGKNQFRWDKPASWGPGLPDTVKTLAEYLKEVGYATAKIGKNDLGRNFHKNNVREYPLQHGFDEFLGFSAHAHDYWANSQKIKDITPDPYGTSALLGPLMHNMTTKSYDDGYLTDILSKEAVSYVKSRDTKKPFFLMLSFSGVHHLIHQVPKKYLDKYNVKEIPNYHPDSLVAFGKKKAGTYAAYYDKYSRVGAINSEDLRKYYLANLNNLDDNIGRVLDVLQEEKIEKETIIVFISDNGGSPLTGANNRPLTGGKYALWEGGIRVPMALVWEEKVAPNSKEDNYVSATDIMPTLATAAGVNLTDSTIDGVNLLDEIDKNRLLVWKWQKNWAVRKGDWKLTNAVENHWKSEPTQMYIAPIVNNKELKLFNLKEDAGERKDIAAQYPEKVKELQEAYENWYANNFGKF; translated from the coding sequence ATGAAAAAAATACTATCACTATCAATTTTTTACCTCCTTTTTTCTTGTAATAGTAATAGTGTTCAAAAATCTCAAAAACCAAATATCTTATTTATAGTTGTTGATGACCAAGGATATGCAGATTTTACTCCCTTTGCTATCAATGATTCAAACGTCGAAACTCCAAATATTTCTAGATTAGCAAAAAGAGGGAAAATTTATTCGAAAGCTTATGTTACAGCGCCTGTTTGTAGTCCTTCTAGAGTTGGATTTATTACTGGTAAAAATCAATTTAGATGGGATAAACCAGCAAGTTGGGGGCCTGGTCTTCCTGATACTGTTAAAACATTAGCAGAGTACTTAAAAGAAGTAGGGTATGCAACTGCCAAAATTGGAAAGAATGATTTGGGTAGAAATTTTCATAAAAATAATGTAAGAGAATATCCATTGCAGCATGGTTTCGATGAGTTTTTGGGTTTTAGTGCTCATGCACACGATTATTGGGCAAATTCTCAAAAAATAAAAGATATTACACCCGATCCATATGGTACAAGTGCTTTGCTTGGCCCACTTATGCATAATATGACTACAAAAAGTTATGATGATGGCTATTTAACTGATATTTTATCTAAAGAAGCTGTTTCTTATGTGAAATCTAGAGACACCAAAAAGCCTTTCTTTTTAATGCTTTCTTTTAGTGGTGTTCATCATTTAATTCATCAAGTTCCAAAAAAATATCTAGATAAGTATAATGTTAAAGAAATACCGAATTATCATCCAGATAGTTTGGTTGCTTTTGGAAAAAAGAAAGCAGGTACTTATGCGGCTTATTATGACAAATACTCTAGAGTTGGCGCCATTAATTCTGAAGACTTGAGAAAGTATTATTTAGCAAATCTTAATAATTTAGATGACAATATAGGGCGTGTTTTAGATGTTTTACAAGAAGAAAAAATAGAAAAAGAAACCATTATTGTTTTTATTTCAGATAATGGAGGTTCCCCATTAACAGGGGCAAATAATAGGCCATTAACAGGTGGAAAATATGCACTTTGGGAAGGCGGAATTCGAGTGCCTATGGCATTGGTGTGGGAAGAGAAAGTAGCTCCAAATTCTAAGGAAGATAATTATGTTTCGGCAACTGATATAATGCCAACATTAGCAACAGCAGCTGGAGTTAATTTAACAGATTCTACAATTGATGGTGTGAATTTATTGGATGAGATTGATAAAAATAGATTGTTAGTATGGAAATGGCAGAAAAACTGGGCTGTAAGAAAAGGGGATTGGAAGTTGACAAATGCAGTAGAAAACCATTGGAAAAGTGAGCCTACACAAATGTACATTGCTCCAATTGTTAACAATAAAGAATTGAAATTATTCAATCTTAAAGAAGATGCCGGAGAGCGAAAAGATATTGCTGCACAATACCCAGAAAAAGTAAAAGAGTTACAAGAGGCTTATGAAAATTGGTATGCCAATAATTTCGGAAAGTTTTAA
- a CDS encoding co-chaperone GroES — MGLNIKPLADRVLVEPAPAETKTASGLIIPDNAKEKPQQGTVVAVGNGKVDEPLTVKIGDTVLYSKYGGTDLKLEGKDYLMMRESDILAII; from the coding sequence ATGGGATTAAACATTAAACCTTTAGCAGACAGAGTTTTGGTAGAACCAGCTCCAGCAGAAACAAAAACAGCTTCTGGACTTATAATACCTGACAATGCAAAAGAAAAGCCACAGCAAGGAACTGTTGTTGCTGTAGGAAACGGTAAAGTAGATGAGCCTTTAACTGTTAAAATTGGAGATACTGTTTTATATAGTAAATACGGCGGAACCGATTTAAAACTAGAAGGTAAAGATTATTTAATGATGCGCGAATCTGATATTCTAGCAATCATATAA
- the miaB gene encoding tRNA (N6-isopentenyl adenosine(37)-C2)-methylthiotransferase MiaB, which produces MEHTEKVINEKIQGKALITENKPENTKKLFIESYGCQMNMNDSEIVAAILDKEGYNTTQILEEADLVLVNTCSIREKAETTVRKRLQKYNKVKRVNPKMKVGVLGCMAERLKEKFLEEEKIVDLVVGPDAYKDLPNLLEDVHEGRNAVNVLLSKEETYGDIAPVRLNTNGVSAFVSITRGCDNMCTFCVVPFTRGRERSRDPKSILEEIQTMVNKNYKEITLLGQNVDSFLWYGGGLKKDFKKASEMAQATAVGFAELLDMCATRFPKTRFRFSTSNPQDMHLDVIRVMAKHKNICKYIHLPVQSGSNAMLKAMNRQHTREEYMELVDNIFKIIPEMALSQDMIVGFCGETEQDHQDTLELMRYVKYDFGFMFAYSERPGTLAGKKMEDDVPLETKKRRLQEVIDLQQEHSLYRTKQHLGKIEEFLIEGTSKKDPNKWKARNTQNTVAVFDKENYKLGDFVMVKIEDCTSATLLGKAVGYSDNN; this is translated from the coding sequence ATGGAACACACAGAAAAAGTAATTAACGAGAAGATTCAAGGAAAAGCGTTAATCACAGAAAACAAACCTGAAAACACAAAAAAACTGTTCATAGAAAGCTATGGCTGTCAAATGAACATGAATGATAGCGAAATAGTAGCTGCTATTTTAGATAAAGAAGGCTATAATACTACCCAAATTTTAGAAGAAGCAGACTTGGTGTTGGTAAATACCTGTTCTATTAGAGAAAAAGCAGAAACTACAGTTCGTAAACGTTTACAAAAATACAACAAAGTAAAACGTGTAAATCCTAAAATGAAAGTAGGTGTTTTAGGCTGCATGGCAGAACGTTTGAAAGAAAAGTTCTTAGAAGAAGAAAAAATTGTTGACTTAGTGGTAGGACCAGATGCCTACAAAGATTTACCAAATCTTTTAGAAGACGTTCACGAAGGTAGAAATGCTGTAAATGTATTGTTATCAAAAGAAGAAACTTACGGAGACATTGCACCAGTAAGACTTAACACCAACGGAGTCTCTGCCTTTGTATCTATTACAAGAGGATGCGATAACATGTGTACTTTTTGCGTGGTTCCTTTTACCCGAGGAAGAGAAAGAAGTAGAGATCCTAAAAGTATTTTAGAAGAAATACAAACAATGGTTAACAAAAACTATAAAGAAATTACATTGCTTGGGCAAAATGTAGACAGTTTTCTTTGGTATGGTGGTGGATTGAAAAAAGACTTTAAAAAAGCATCTGAAATGGCACAGGCAACTGCTGTGGGCTTTGCCGAATTATTAGATATGTGTGCTACTAGGTTTCCGAAAACTAGGTTTAGGTTTTCTACCTCTAACCCACAAGATATGCATTTAGATGTAATTCGAGTAATGGCAAAACACAAAAATATTTGTAAATACATTCACCTTCCTGTACAAAGCGGAAGCAATGCTATGCTAAAAGCTATGAACAGGCAACACACCAGAGAAGAATATATGGAGTTGGTAGATAATATTTTTAAAATAATTCCAGAAATGGCGTTATCTCAAGACATGATTGTGGGCTTTTGTGGTGAAACAGAACAAGATCATCAAGATACTTTAGAATTGATGAGATATGTAAAATACGATTTTGGTTTTATGTTTGCTTACTCTGAAAGACCAGGTACTTTAGCAGGAAAAAAGATGGAAGATGATGTGCCATTAGAAACTAAAAAAAGAAGATTACAAGAAGTTATAGATCTGCAGCAAGAACACTCTCTATACAGAACAAAACAACATTTAGGTAAAATAGAAGAATTTTTAATTGAAGGAACTTCTAAAAAGGACCCAAATAAATGGAAAGCTAGAAACACTCAAAATACAGTGGCTGTTTTCGATAAAGAAAATTATAAATTAGGCGATTTTGTAATGGTGAAAATAGAAGATTGTACTTCTGCAACATTATTAGGTAAAGCAGTTGGTTATTCAGACAATAATTAA
- the secG gene encoding preprotein translocase subunit SecG yields MSYTAFLILILIVAIALILIVMVQNPKGGGLSSSFGGGGAQSLGGVQNTNNFLDRTTWTLAIAMFALILLANFAIPREGDNGFELENTLDGIETTTPVEQNITNDSLK; encoded by the coding sequence ATGAGTTATACAGCTTTTTTAATTTTAATTCTGATTGTAGCCATAGCTTTAATTTTAATTGTTATGGTACAAAACCCTAAAGGTGGAGGTCTTTCTTCTTCTTTTGGTGGCGGCGGAGCACAATCATTAGGTGGCGTTCAAAACACAAACAACTTTTTAGATAGAACTACCTGGACTTTGGCAATAGCAATGTTCGCATTAATTTTATTAGCCAACTTTGCAATTCCAAGAGAGGGAGACAATGGTTTTGAACTAGAAAACACTCTAGATGGTATAGAAACTACAACACCAGTAGAGCAAAACATTACAAACGATAGTTTAAAATAA